A window of Phragmites australis chromosome 2, lpPhrAust1.1, whole genome shotgun sequence genomic DNA:
GGATGTCGAATTACCTGAAGGCCAAGTCCAAGCTCTATATTCCTTGCTTCTGTGATTTCTGGAATTTTGTCATTCATGGGCAAGGGATATCCTAGGGTGTCCATGACCTTGGGTCTATTGTCAAAATCCCAAATATTTCCTCTGAAACGATGCATGCCTGGTGGCACACAAGCTCGGAAAAGCCTAGGATGAGCGAAAAGAGCATCTGGAGGTGGCTGCACGAGATGTAACAAGAtaagaaagaagcaaagagtgaagATACATGGGAAACAATAGTAAGAGCCATTACCCTGTAGGCAGCAACATCCTGCCACGTGAGTTGCCTCTTTTCAAACTCCACTGAAACATAATCAACATCCTCTAATTGGCGCCGCAATTTTGGCTGACAGCTCTCATCGTCAGGGTCCATCCCAAATGCCTCAAAAAGGACTCGATACACTTCAGGCATTCCAAAGCACAAATATATAGCTCCAAATAATGCCCAGAATACAGCCCTAAGACACATATAGACATTTTACTGAAAGATTACCAGATATGTACACCAACTAGCAACACACATTGCTGTAAGAAATAAGAAATTCAGAAACAATGTCCTCCACAATACACGGTAGCAGCATGAAGGTGTGAAGATATGGCTATGTGCTCCatattctcatgctactaaGTGTTCCACAGCGGATTAGCACATCAAAAGGGGTACAGAGCAATACAACATAAAGGGATGGAATATTGTAACAGTGAATTAGTATAACATTTAGGCACTCATGGAGACAAATCGGCAAAAAAAAGGCTACAGAACATTCAACATGTAACATTGAATCATACAGTGACACAAAGAAAAGAGATATGATCCTTTTCATTTCCCCAATATCATCATGCTTAAAGCTAACCAAATATATTTCAAGTTGACTACCAATGTGCCAACAAGGTTAACAAGCCCTATATAGCCGTTGAGATAAAGCAATCAGGATATCTAACAACCTAACCCTGTTGTGTCCTGTTAATTGCAATGCAAATATTCAGACAAGATGTGGTTGCTTTATTTTGCACACACCGACCATTAACTACTCAAATTATCCTAATTTATCGTCAGAAACAAGGTTCCATCTCTACACTTCTAATTGCACATTTCCAGCATAAGAAAGGAATTCACACTTTCAGAAAATCGATAAGAAGATGACACTCACTTGGACGGCGGCTCCCGGTCCTTGCGTATCATCTTATCCAAATCATCGTAAGGAAACACCAAATTGTGCAGGCTGGCCGCCTTGATCCATTTGGGAAGCACCTTCTTCCCAATAAGAGCGAACACCCGCTCCCTCATCGGCCCAGGTGACTCCCTGGGGTACCTCTGCAAGAAGAACTCGCAGAAGGCGAGCTCTAGCACGTACTGGCCCAGGAACCAGAGCCTGGAGTGACCGTTGCGAACGTGCCGCGTCCGCGTGCGCTCGCAGGAGGGGTCCAGGTGCTGGAACGCGAGGTAGAGCAGCACGTCGAAGTGGCGCGCGGGGCAGTCGTCCCCTTCGCCGAGCGTCTCCGAGGGCGCGAGCGGGTACCCGAGCGCCTGCTTGGCCTCGAGAAGGTACTCGTCCATCCAGGTCCTGTCAGCGACGGAGAGCGGCGCGGAGGGGAGGCAGGAGGAGAGGAGCGGGAGCGCCTTCATCGACAGCTGCGGGCTGCTGAGGAACCGCCGGGTGAGGCGCTCGTCGTCGAGCGGCGGCTTGAGGATGAAGCGTCGCGGTGGGTGCTTCTTCCTGGGGGAGACAGCCTTCTTACGCTGCGCGAGCTCCCGGAGGAGGCGGCTCGGACTGTTCGCCGGCTCAGGAGGGGAGGCCGGTGGCGGCGGAGAGGTGTGGTCGGCCGCGACGGCGAGGATGCGGACTCGGACGCGGCGGCGCGAGGTGGGGAGGGGCGCGAGGTGGGGAGCTTGGAAGGCCATGGCGGGTGGCGCCATGGTGGTGGCGACCGCGAGCTTGGGGTTTTGCGGGGGATTTGGCTGGGGTTGGAGGAAGACGAGGAAGAGGATAAGCGGAGGCGAATCAGAAGCCGTCCGTGCCGTGATCGGCGGCTGCGATGGGGTGGATGGGTGCAAGCCACAGCTCAGCTGTACTGTGCTAGCAAACCAGAGGACGTATTTCGAATTTTCGACCGTCCATCGACAACGGACTGATCGCCACATAACAgcgaattttttattttaatttttcaaatttagtaATTTTAGGCTGCTGTTTGAATAAATAGTAACTATAGACCTATTTTTCAAACAGATACCTAAAATtattaaattgaaaaataaaaattaaaaaaatccataacACCGCGCCCCAAGCCGTAAATATCGCAGCAGATAATATTCTCGATCCAAGTTTCGGCCCAAAATATTCGGCGACGATGCCTAGCCCACCAGTCAACGAGACGGGCCCCGTGGAGAGAGCGACGGGCCCAGGCTGTGCGGACCGTATCACTCATGGACCGCTGAGCCCACCCTTTGCGGCGGCGGGCAAGGCAGCGAGGCGTCTCCAGTCTCCACCCTCCACCACCGATCCGCCGGGGCGTCATCCGTCGTCGATGGCGAACCCGAGGAGAGCCATCGCGCTGCACATCCAgacccagccgccgccgcttccccccaccgccgccgccctgcCGCCGCACTCCCCCCTGACATCGTCGCTGCTGCACTTCCTGAAGCGGCCGGCGtccttccccttcctcctctccttcttcgtgctcctCACATGGCTCTCCCTCCGCTTCCACCGCCCCTCCCCTCCACCCTCCCTTGGCGGCCGTCCTGCCGTCGCCCGCGACCCTCAGGCCAACCTCATCCGCTTCCCCGCCGCGCTCCATCCCACGCCCATCGCCGCTGACGGGCGCGGGTGGCTCCTCGatcccgtcgccgccgcccgacACGCCGGCCTACCAGGTGAGCTCCCCATCGACTGACGCTTCCTATGCTCCTGTCCTTTTGTGATCGATTATACCCTCTCCGTGTGTTTGAGGACTGCGATTGTGCTCAATTGGACCCGTGATGCTGCAAGGCACTGCAGATAATGCGGTAAGAAGCGTTGGTAGAATAGCAATGTTGGATAATGTGGTAGAATGTGAGTAGATCACATCGCGTTAATAACAATTGAAGTCGATCTGCCTGGATGCACAAATGGAACAGATACTGCTTATCTGCAAATCTGTAGATCATGTTTGTTCCGTTGGTATTTAATGGTGAAAGGAAGAACTGATGTTCTGGTTACGAAGCTAGTGGAACTAAAGCTAAAACATTGTGTCTGCTATGCTGCTCATAAAACGGTGATATTGCTAGTACATTCGTCTGGTTCGAAGTTCTGTTTTGGGAAGAACGAGCAAAATCTGTTTCTGCATCTTAGTTCAAGTATGGTTGGTTGATTGCTACAATGCCATCTGAGCCCATTCTAATTGCATTGCGCTAATGTTCAAATTAGTtggattgcatgtgcatgttTTTAACTCAATGACAAGCTAGTTGATGATTGCAAAAACGTAGTTGTTACATCAAATTGGTAAAATTAATATGGTTGGTTGAGCTGGAAATATACCCTGTTCTGCAACTGACATTGTGTTTTTAACTGAAGGAACCTCTAAATCCCGTGTAGTACTGTCCGCTTTGCATAGTGTGTTCCCTTGAGACATATTCTGGAGACTGCATCTCATTGACATCGCTCTAAATTAATACCTCACACTAGTAGACTAATAGATACGCTGGTTGCTTATTTGACAACCAAGGAATGAAAATACCTTTACTCAAAATTTTCATTTCAACATTTATGTTTGCTTTGTCCTCAGGTGCCCATTTGCCCCGTAGAATACTGATATGCATCCTTTCGACCCAAGGGGGaaagtgaagaaaaaaagaaacttttgtggCATGGATGTTGTATGTTGTAACCACTTGTTTTTAGCTAACCAAGTTGGAGAACATTTTTTATATACTCATATTCATCATGTTTCTTCTATGCTTTCTTTACATTTGTCCGTGCTATCTCTGGAAGCCCTTTTATGGGCAAAGTGGAGAGCCTTTAAGTGCATTTCCAATGTTTTGTTACTGCTTACTACTGTGTCAAGCTTGAGATTTTTCTCTAGTGCAGGATTGGTACTCGAACTTGCGTTtactatttattatttatgctGCATATGACTGTATGGTATTTGAgctttcaagaatatatgtgaatGAAACATAGGTAAGTTGTTGAAATAGCTTAATTTGTTTTAGGTGGGGCTCTGGTCTGTTTATCACTGCACGTAGGACAAATCCAGCCAGGTGGTTTACGTGGCAATCATCGTCACCATACATGCAATGAAACATTCGTCATCTGGGGTGCGAAGACAAAATTTAGGGTAGTGTTCTTCCCTTTTTGTAGTTCCTTGGAATTGTATATGCTTATAGTTCTGACTGTTTGTTTATTCATAATTAACAGTTAGAAAATGCTGATGTAGAAGATAAAGGATATGGAGAAGCAATAATTGCTGCTGACGAGGTCGGCATTGTTGCAAGCAGAAAATCAACTGCACATGCCTTGATCAATATGGATGTGCAACCGACCTTCTTCATCGGATGTCAGGATACACCGATTAATCCCAACAGCTCAAATACTGACTATAAGGTCTGGAAAGATCTATGACATTCACATTATTTGTATGATCTGATG
This region includes:
- the LOC133908964 gene encoding ribonuclease III domain-containing protein RNC1, chloroplastic-like — translated: MWRSVRCRWTVENSKYVLWFASTVQLSCGLHPSTPSQPPITARTASDSPPLILFLVFLQPQPNPPQNPKLAVATTMAPPAMAFQAPHLAPLPTSRRRVRVRILAVAADHTSPPPPASPPEPANSPSRLLRELAQRKKAVSPRKKHPPRRFILKPPLDDERLTRRFLSSPQLSMKALPLLSSCLPSAPLSVADRTWMDEYLLEAKQALGYPLAPSETLGEGDDCPARHFDVLLYLAFQHLDPSCERTRTRHVRNGHSRLWFLGQYVLELAFCEFFLQRYPRESPGPMRERVFALIGKKVLPKWIKAASLHNLVFPYDDLDKMIRKDREPPSKAVFWALFGAIYLCFGMPEVYRVLFEAFGMDPDDESCQPKLRRQLEDVDYVSVEFEKRQLTWQDVAAYRPPPDALFAHPRLFRACVPPGMHRFRGNIWDFDNRPKVMDTLGYPLPMNDKIPEITEARNIELGLGLQLCFLHPSKHKFEHPRFCFERLEYVGQKIQDLVMAERLLMKHLDAPGRWLAEKHRRMLMNKYCGRYLRDRHLHHDIIYGESVQDRFEHNRRLRNPSTTAVQQAIHGLAYCVYGKPDVRRLMFEVFDFEQVQPKAV
- the LOC133908967 gene encoding uncharacterized protein LOC133908967, translated to MANPRRAIALHIQTQPPPLPPTAAALPPHSPLTSSLLHFLKRPASFPFLLSFFVLLTWLSLRFHRPSPPPSLGGRPAVARDPQANLIRFPAALHPTPIAADGRGWLLDPVAAARHAGLPGGALVCLSLHVGQIQPGGLRGNHRHHTCNETFVIWGAKTKFRLENADVEDKGYGEAIIAADEVGIVASRKSTAHALINMDVQPTFFIGCQDTPINPNSSNTDYKVWKDL